GGCGGCCGCGCTGGGCCATGGCTCCACCTCTTTCCCATGTTTTTTTGTGTAGTGATCGTTAAATAATCTTGTTGCGGTGCAGCGGCAAGTGGTCTAGCTATTTATATATCAATCAACACATAAATACGAGCCACGCGCATGTCGCAGGATATTCTCCGCACGGCCGGTCCGGCCGTTCCCCTCGATGACGCCCGCATCGCGCCGGAAAAATGGCTGGTGCTGGGCGCGGTTTTCCTCGCCGCGGTGATGATGCCGCTGGGCTTCGTCGCCCCCGTCGTCGCCCTGCCGGCCATCGGCGCCGAGCTGGGCGGCAGCGCGGTGGCGCTGAACTGGGTGGTCAACGGCGCCTTCCTGGCTTTCGGCAGTGCCGTGATGGCGGCCGGCGCCCTGGCCGACATGTTCGGGCGCAAGCGCCTGTTCGGCATCGGCCTCGTCGCCTACACGATCCTGTCCCTGATCGTGGCCTTTTCGCCCACGCTGCTGGTGCTGGACATTGCCCGCACCCTCCAGGGGGCGGCGGGCGCCCTGGCCATGATCGCCGGCTTTGCCGCCCTGGCCCAGGAATTCGAGGGCCGGGCCCGCACCCGGGCCTTCAGCATCCTCGGCACCGGCTTTGGCATCGGCATCGCCTTCGGCCCGATCATCGGCGGCGCCCTGATCGGCAGCCTGGGCTGGCGCGCCATCTTCGTGGCGGTTGCCATCCTCAGCCTGGGTGTGCTGGCGGTGGGCGTGCCGCGCCTGCGCGAATCGCGCGACCCCGATGCCAAGCGCTTCGACATCTGGGGCGTCGTCGCCTTCACCGTGACCTTGACCCTGCTGACGCTGGCGATCATGCAAGGCCCGCAAAGCGGCTGGTCCAGCCCGCTGGTGCTGGCGCTGATCGGCGGCTTCGTCGTCATGCTGGGTGCCTTCCTGGCGATCGAGCGGGCGCAGGAGCGGCCGATGCTGGACGTGACTCTGTTCACCTATCCGCGCTTCCTGGCGGTGCAGTCGCTGCCGGTGGCGGTCGCCTACAGCTTCATCGTGGTGCTGTTCGTCCTCCCCGCGCGCCTGGTCGGGATCGAGGGCATGAGTGCCGCCGAGGCCGGCCTGCTGATGCTGCCGCTCAGCGCGCCGATCGCGATCATCCCCTTCCTGGGCGCCTTGCTGACCAAATGGGTGCCGGCCGGCCCCCTGTCGGGCCTGGGCCTGATCATCGGCGCCGTCGGCCTCGGCCTGCTGGCCTTCGTGGCGCCGGGGGCCGGGCCCGTCGCCTTCGTGCTGCCCCTGCTGCTGATCGGCGTGGGGGCGGCGATTCCCTGGGGCCTGATGGACGACCTGGCGGTTTCCGTGGTGCCCAAGGAGCGGGCGGGCATGGCGGTCGGCATCTTTGCCACCGCCCGCGTGGCCGGCGAGAGCATCGCCATCGCGGTAACGGGCGCGGTGCTGCTGGGCTTTGCCCAGGCGGGCCTGGTGCGGGCCGGCAAGCTTGCGCCCGACGCCGTCATCGCCACGGCCAACGGCATGGTTGGCGGCAAGCTGGGCGAAGCGGCGCTGGCGGCCCCGTCGCTGGGGACCGGCCTGCTCACGCAGCTCTATGCCGATGCCTTTTCCGCGGCGATGCTGGTGCTGGCCGCGATCACCCTGGTCGCCGCCCTCATCGCCATCGTGTTTCGTCCGCTTCATCCTCGTCCTTCACCTCGTGGCGGCGGACGAAGACGATGGCGATGAGGGCGGCGACCAGGGTGATCGCGGCCAGCACCAGCATCGCCGCGGAAAAGGCATCGGCATAGAGCTGCGTGAGCAGGCCGGTCCCCAGCGACGGGGCCGCCAGCGCCGCTTCGCCCAGCTTGCCGCCAACCATGCCGTTGGCCGTGGCGATGACGGCGTCGGGCGCAAGCTTGCCGGCCCGCACCAGGCCCGCCTGGGCAAAGCCCAGCAGCACCGCGCCCGTTACCGCGATGGCGATGCTCTCGCCGGCCACGCGGGCGGTGGCAAAGATGCCGACCGCCATGCCCGCCCGCTCCTTGGGCACCACGGAAACCGCCAGGTCGTCCATCAGGCCCCAGGGAATCGCCGCCCCCACGCCGATCAGCAGCAGGGGCAGCACGAAGGCGACGGGCCCGGCCCCGGCGCCACGAAGGCCAGCAGGCCGAGGCCGACGGCGCCGATGATCAGGCCCAGGCCCGACAGGGGGCCGGCCGGCACCCATTTGGTCAGCAAGGCGCCCAGGAAGGGGATGATCGCGATCGGCGCGCTGAGCGGCAGCATCAGCAGGCCGGCCTCGGCGGCACTCATGCCCTCGATCCCGACCAGGCGCGCGGGGAGGACGAACAGCACCACGATGAAGCTGTAGGCGACCGCCACCGGCAGCGACTGCACCGCCAGGAAGCGCGGATAGGTGAACAGAGTCACGTCCAGCATCGGCCGCTCCTGCGCCCGCTCGATCGCCAGGAAGGCACCCAGCATGACGACGAAGCCGCCGATCAGCGCCAGCACCAGCGGGCTGGACCAGCCGCTTTGCGGGCCTTGCATGATCGCCAGCGTCAGCAGGGTCAAGGTCACGGTGAAGGCGACGACGCCCCAGATGTCGAAGCGCTTGGCATCGGGGTCGCGCGATTCGCGCAGGCGCGGCACGCCCACCGCCAGCACACCCAGGCTGAGGATGGCAACCGCCACGAAGATGGCGCGCCAGCCCAGGCTGCCGATCAGGGCGCCGCCGATGATCGGGCCGAAGGCGATGCCGATGCCAAAGCCGGTGCCGAGGATGCTGAAGGCCCGGGTGCGGGCCCGGCCCTCGAATTCCTGGGCCAGGGCGGCAAAGCCGGCGATCATGGCCAGGGCGCCCGCCGCCCCTGGAGGGTGCGGGCAATGTCCAGCACCAGCAGCGTGGGCGAAAAGGCCACGATCAGGGACAGGATCGTGTAGGCGACGAGGCCGATGCCGAACAGGCGCTTGCGCCCGAACATGTCGGCCAGGGCGCCGGCCGCCATCACGGCACTGCCGAAAGCCAGGAAGGCGCCGTTGACCACCCAGTTCAGCGCCACCGCGCTGCCGCCCAGCTCGGCGCCGATGGCCGGCAGGGCGA
The sequence above is drawn from the Oleomonas cavernae genome and encodes:
- a CDS encoding MFS transporter, which codes for MSQDILRTAGPAVPLDDARIAPEKWLVLGAVFLAAVMMPLGFVAPVVALPAIGAELGGSAVALNWVVNGAFLAFGSAVMAAGALADMFGRKRLFGIGLVAYTILSLIVAFSPTLLVLDIARTLQGAAGALAMIAGFAALAQEFEGRARTRAFSILGTGFGIGIAFGPIIGGALIGSLGWRAIFVAVAILSLGVLAVGVPRLRESRDPDAKRFDIWGVVAFTVTLTLLTLAIMQGPQSGWSSPLVLALIGGFVVMLGAFLAIERAQERPMLDVTLFTYPRFLAVQSLPVAVAYSFIVVLFVLPARLVGIEGMSAAEAGLLMLPLSAPIAIIPFLGALLTKWVPAGPLSGLGLIIGAVGLGLLAFVAPGAGPVAFVLPLLLIGVGAAIPWGLMDDLAVSVVPKERAGMAVGIFATARVAGESIAIAVTGAVLLGFAQAGLVRAGKLAPDAVIATANGMVGGKLGEAALAAPSLGTGLLTQLYADAFSAAMLVLAAITLVAALIAIVFRPLHPRPSPRGGGRRRWR
- a CDS encoding MFS transporter, coding for MLPLLLIGVGAAIPWGLMDDLAVSVVPKERAGMAVGIFATARVAGESIAIAVTGAVLLGFAQAGLVRAGKLAPDAVIATANGMVGGKLGEAALAAPSLGTGLLTQLYADAFSAAMLVLAAITLVAALIAIVFVRRHEVKDEDEADETRWR